The window CTCCTCCGGGATTTCTTCTTTAATGGCCAGGAGGGCCAGGTGTGCCTGTTCTACTGCCTCCTTGAAACGCACGATCTCTGCCGCCACCTGTTCATCGTTCATGAGGTATTCATAAACCACCTTGATCTTGCGGCGATCTATATGCAGGGCCTTACCGATGGCTATGCCCGGAAAGACCGGGACGCCCTTTAATGTCTTGACGTTATCCGCTTCTCGTTTCACTGTTCTTCCCCAAACTTATCATTTATTAGTTTTTCAAGGGCGCTGACGGCCTCAGGCGCATCCTCCCCCACAGCACTAATCTCAACTTCCGTACCCCTAAGACAGGCCAGTGTCAATATATCCAGAATACTTTTACCATCTGTCTCTTCACCATTTCTGGCCAGCCGGACATCGCATTTAAAACGGCAGGCCGTCTGTACAAATTTGGCCGCGGCCCGGGCATGGAGCCCCAGTTTATTCTTGATAGTACACATCTTACTGATTTTGGGAGTAGTCATTATTCACCTATAGCCATCAGCTATCAGCTATCAGCTTTCCTAAATTTCAATCCCAATCGATAAACCTCTGTTTTCGAGACGCCCAACTCCTCAGCCACCTTACGGATAATACCGCTTAGTTTTAAGTCCGTATTCTCTTGATACCATCTGATAGTATTAAGTATTGTATCCTCGTCAAACACTTCCTGCTCCCTTGAGCCGTCAAATACCAACGTGATTTCACCCCGGATATCTTTTCCCTCCAGGTCGTCCAGTACCTCGCTCAGCATACCCCATTTCAGTTCTTCGAACTTCTTGGTCAATTCCCTCGCCAGGAGCATTTTACGGTCTCCTGCCTCATCTAAAATATCCCGCAGAGTAGCCGGTAGCCGCTTAGGCGCTTCATAAATGACAAAGGTCCTCTTCTCGTAACGAAGTTTCTGTAAGACAGCTTTACGCCTGGACGATTGCCGCGGCAAAAAACCCAGGAAGGAGAAAGAATCTGCAGGCAGCCCCGAAACACTCAAGGCGGCGATAACTGCCGAAACCCCGGGAACAGGAATAACCCTGACCCCATTTTCTATAGCCACACGGATGATATAATAACCCGGATCCGAAATTCCGGGAGTGCCCGCATCCGTAACCAAAGCTGCTTTAATACCCGAACGCAACCTTCCCACCAACTCTTCACTTTTTTCTACCTGATTGTGTTCATGACAGCTTATAAGGGGGACGTGAATCTGATAGTGGGAAAGGAGCTTGCGCGTCCACCGGGTGTCTTCGGCAACAATTATGTCCACTTCCTTTAATATCCTGAGGGCCCGTAGAGTAATATCCTCCAGATTACCGATGGGGGTGGAAACTATGTAGAGTACGCCTTTGTTAGCTGGTTCCACTTTCAAAAATCAACCTCTACGGCTTCGTAAAAAGTCAAAATTACCGCGGGGTCGCCGAGGTTGGCGTAGGGGCAGGGCTTGCCCTGCCCAATAAGGGCGCGCAGCAAGCAGCGCCCCTACGTTGCGGGTTGCGGGCTCTGCGTACTCAGCGGTGAAACGGCTTTTTTACGAGTTTATCAAAATTTACTTAGACCTAGGCGAAAAAGCAAGCAAAAAGGATTGAGGGCGGGCTAATCCAGGGTTGTAAAAAAACCGGCCATCTTTGTCTTGTCTTCAGCAGTAATCGACTTCAAATCGATTTCCAGGCCAAACGGCCGTAAGGTGGGTTGAATATCCCTCTGTACAGCCTCGGCGATAGAGACGACATCTTCAGGTTTAATAGCCAGATGTTTAACGATTTCCGGTCCTATTTGAGGGAGGCATCTATCGCCACTAAACCCCAGCGAAAGGAATTTAGCCAAAAAATCAGCCAGGAAAATTATGGCTTCCAGACGTATACCGGCATTTCCATCAGATATGGCAATGAGCGGTTGATGGTGATTCTGGATAGCAGCGGTTAAGGCATCCGGCAGCTTCCAGTGTTGGGCCAGCCAGAAGCCGATTGTAGCATGCGAGATAGTTAATAACTCCTGTTCAATATCCACGAGCGCCCGTTGTTGTTCCTCTGCCCTGTGCAACGCCTGGTCAAACTTATCCGGGAATACATCATTTAACAGGGTTTTCCCAATGTCGTGCAGCAGACCGGCTACAAAAGCCTCTTCGGGGACAGGGTAGCGCACTTTCTCCCCTATCTTACGGCCACAAATACCCACGCCTACGGAGTGTACCCATAAGTCGGCCTGGCTAAGACCAGACGACCTGGTTTTAGCGAAAAGGGTGTCATTGATAGGCAGGCTCAAGGCCATATTTTTTACCTCATTGAACCCCAAAAGACTTACAGCATGTGAAACCGTTGATATTTTACTGTTAAATCCATAATAAGCAGAATTTACAATCTTCAATATCATGCCGGTCAATGACGGGTCATTCAAAATAATCCTGGACAGATCGGCAAGCGTGGCATTCGGGTCCTCAATCATAGACAGGACCTGATTAATCACCATCGGGAATGGAGGCAATTGCTCTATCTGTTCAGAGATAAGCTTAAAGACGGCAGGATCAAGTTCATCACTGTTTCCCGTATCGTCATCCAGGTCTATCTCCCACACATCATTTTTGCCGTCCAAAATCATCACCTCCTAAGGCCTGGAAACTTTGCCGATTAGAACGATGAGTTCCTTTAATAAGGCCTGATTCACCTGATCCCTCATCTCATTTTGCATTATCTCCAGGGCTGAAAAACCGGGTAATGCACCCTTATAACATCGATTTGTGGTCAGGGCATCAAAAATATCCACTATGCAAGTTATCTTTGAATACACATCTATCTCGTCGCCTTTCAGGCCACGGGGATAACCTGAACCATCGCATTTCTCATGGTGATTCAGAATAATTTTTGCGCCTGCCGCGGGCAGCGGTGAGCTATCCTGTACTATTTTAAACCCCAGTTCAGGATGTTTTTTAATCTCCGCGAACTCTTCCGGAGTAAGCCGCCCCCGTTTGTTCAGAATGGCCTTATCTATACGGCTCTTGCCTACATCGTGCAGCAAGGCCCCCATTCCCAGCACCTTCATAGTCTGTTCGTCACACAATCTCAGGACCTTGATTAAGGCCGTTACAAAAATGCAGACATTCACGCTATGAGTGTGAGTATAATAATCGTAAGACATGATTTTAAAAAAGTTCTGGAAAGCCATCTCATCGCTTATGATAAGGGCTACATGCTGCGCAGCTACTTCTTTGCATATCTCTACATTCTCTATCCGCGGATCCTCCATGACATTCTCTACTACGCCCTTGCTAAGGCCATAAATTATACCGGCCTTCTTTGATGCCGGTATATTCTGTCTTTCCATCACCTGCCGGAGCTGACCGGCCATATAGCGTAACCGTTTGCCTCTATCCGCGCCCCGGATAAAAACCGTACCAATTCCGTTATTTTTTAGGCGCACCAACTGATTATGGGATAAAAAGAGGTTCGCCTCCCGATAAAGTACAAACCCGCCCTCCCTAATACCTTGCCGCAAATAAATATCAAAATCAGGAGAACTTTCCTCAATAAGGGTTTCGAGGGGGATAGGGATAAAAGATAAAGATTCCGGCATTTCCTTAACCATCTCCCTTTAAACCCTCTTTAAAACTCTTCGGCAACTTTCAACCAAATCTTCAAGCTTGATGGCTAAAGTTTCAGACTAATACTGCCGATAACAAGATGTAAAACCCCGGAAGATAAATA is drawn from Thermodesulfobacteriota bacterium and contains these coding sequences:
- a CDS encoding HD domain-containing phosphohydrolase, with product MVKEMPESLSFIPIPLETLIEESSPDFDIYLRQGIREGGFVLYREANLFLSHNQLVRLKNNGIGTVFIRGADRGKRLRYMAGQLRQVMERQNIPASKKAGIIYGLSKGVVENVMEDPRIENVEICKEVAAQHVALIISDEMAFQNFFKIMSYDYYTHTHSVNVCIFVTALIKVLRLCDEQTMKVLGMGALLHDVGKSRIDKAILNKRGRLTPEEFAEIKKHPELGFKIVQDSSPLPAAGAKIILNHHEKCDGSGYPRGLKGDEIDVYSKITCIVDIFDALTTNRCYKGALPGFSALEIMQNEMRDQVNQALLKELIVLIGKVSRP
- a CDS encoding HPr family phosphocarrier protein, which produces MTTPKISKMCTIKNKLGLHARAAAKFVQTACRFKCDVRLARNGEETDGKSILDILTLACLRGTEVEISAVGEDAPEAVSALEKLINDKFGEEQ
- a CDS encoding HDOD domain-containing protein yields the protein MDGKNDVWEIDLDDDTGNSDELDPAVFKLISEQIEQLPPFPMVINQVLSMIEDPNATLADLSRIILNDPSLTGMILKIVNSAYYGFNSKISTVSHAVSLLGFNEVKNMALSLPINDTLFAKTRSSGLSQADLWVHSVGVGICGRKIGEKVRYPVPEEAFVAGLLHDIGKTLLNDVFPDKFDQALHRAEEQQRALVDIEQELLTISHATIGFWLAQHWKLPDALTAAIQNHHQPLIAISDGNAGIRLEAIIFLADFLAKFLSLGFSGDRCLPQIGPEIVKHLAIKPEDVVSIAEAVQRDIQPTLRPFGLEIDLKSITAEDKTKMAGFFTTLD
- the rsmI gene encoding 16S rRNA (cytidine(1402)-2'-O)-methyltransferase, producing the protein MEPANKGVLYIVSTPIGNLEDITLRALRILKEVDIIVAEDTRWTRKLLSHYQIHVPLISCHEHNQVEKSEELVGRLRSGIKAALVTDAGTPGISDPGYYIIRVAIENGVRVIPVPGVSAVIAALSVSGLPADSFSFLGFLPRQSSRRKAVLQKLRYEKRTFVIYEAPKRLPATLRDILDEAGDRKMLLARELTKKFEELKWGMLSEVLDDLEGKDIRGEITLVFDGSREQEVFDEDTILNTIRWYQENTDLKLSGIIRKVAEELGVSKTEVYRLGLKFRKADS